In Fimbriiglobus ruber, a genomic segment contains:
- a CDS encoding CRTAC1 family protein — MGNGFVRRSPAAIGILGAVIWYSLVGCAAREPIRPEAEERQYEPGSDGPAWFEDVTDRVGLDFVHDAGPTGNYPMTQVIGSGGAFFDCDGDGLLDIYLIQNGGPGSKAVNRLFRQQPGGTFTDITEGSGLGVAGFGMGVAIGDVNNDGKPDILLTQYGGVRLFLNLGGGKFADVTEEAGLVNPLWATSAAFLDYDRDGWLDLVVVNYIDIDPGVSCTRLNGARDFCAPNSGRDTSPKLFRNAGPGTRRVSFEDVSLATGVGTVPGPGLGVLCGDFNGDGWPDIFIANDAKPNRLWINQQGRTFTEEAVPRGVAYTAAGKAFAGMGVAAGDVANDGLADLFVAHLTNETNTLWKQGPRGQFRDESAGRGLTGTRWRGTGFGTVMADFDHDGFLDIAIVNGRVTRGEPADAGAGTSFWGPYAERNQLLANRGDGRFADVSQRNPAFCATRNVGRGLAVGDFDNDGAPDLLVTTIGGRARLFRNVAPNRGHWLKVRAVDPRLNRDAYGAEVIVRAGDRRWVRWVNPAGSYLSSSSPVAHFGLGTTGQVTAIEVLWPDGLRETFPGGPPDRTIELRRGTAPAP, encoded by the coding sequence ATGGGCAACGGCTTCGTCCGCCGCTCTCCCGCCGCAATCGGAATTCTGGGCGCCGTGATTTGGTATTCCCTGGTCGGTTGCGCCGCCCGCGAGCCGATTCGGCCCGAAGCGGAGGAAAGGCAGTATGAGCCCGGGAGTGACGGGCCGGCCTGGTTCGAGGACGTCACCGACCGCGTCGGGCTCGACTTCGTACACGACGCCGGGCCGACCGGGAATTATCCCATGACCCAGGTGATCGGCTCGGGGGGTGCGTTTTTCGACTGCGACGGCGACGGACTCCTCGACATTTACCTGATCCAGAACGGCGGACCGGGGTCCAAGGCGGTGAACCGCCTCTTCCGTCAACAACCCGGCGGCACATTTACGGATATCACCGAAGGGTCCGGGCTCGGGGTGGCGGGGTTCGGGATGGGGGTGGCGATCGGGGACGTGAACAACGACGGTAAGCCGGACATCCTCCTCACCCAATACGGGGGCGTCCGGCTGTTCCTGAACCTCGGGGGCGGCAAGTTCGCGGATGTAACCGAGGAGGCCGGGTTGGTTAACCCGCTCTGGGCCACCTCGGCGGCCTTCCTGGACTACGACCGGGACGGGTGGCTCGACCTCGTCGTCGTCAACTACATCGACATCGACCCCGGGGTCTCGTGTACGCGACTGAACGGGGCCAGAGATTTCTGCGCGCCGAACAGCGGCCGGGACACCAGCCCCAAGTTGTTCCGGAACGCCGGGCCGGGTACCCGCCGGGTGTCGTTCGAGGACGTGAGTCTGGCGACCGGCGTCGGGACGGTTCCCGGGCCGGGGCTGGGGGTTCTGTGTGGGGATTTCAACGGCGACGGCTGGCCCGACATTTTTATCGCCAACGACGCGAAGCCGAACCGCTTGTGGATCAATCAGCAAGGCCGGACCTTCACCGAGGAAGCGGTGCCCCGGGGGGTGGCGTACACGGCCGCCGGCAAGGCGTTCGCGGGCATGGGAGTCGCGGCCGGCGACGTCGCCAACGATGGCCTGGCGGACTTATTCGTCGCCCACCTGACTAACGAAACAAATACCCTCTGGAAGCAAGGGCCGCGGGGGCAGTTCCGGGACGAGTCCGCCGGACGGGGGCTGACCGGGACGCGGTGGCGGGGGACCGGGTTCGGGACCGTGATGGCCGATTTCGACCACGACGGGTTTCTCGACATCGCCATCGTCAACGGCCGCGTGACCCGGGGAGAACCGGCGGACGCCGGTGCCGGTACGTCGTTTTGGGGTCCGTACGCCGAACGGAATCAACTCCTCGCCAACCGGGGCGACGGCCGATTCGCCGACGTTTCTCAGCGAAACCCGGCGTTCTGCGCGACACGGAACGTGGGCCGCGGGTTGGCCGTCGGCGACTTCGACAACGACGGCGCGCCAGACCTGTTAGTCACCACGATCGGCGGCCGCGCCCGGTTGTTCCGGAACGTCGCCCCGAACCGCGGTCACTGGTTAAAAGTGCGGGCGGTCGATCCGCGGCTGAACCGGGACGCTTACGGGGCCGAGGTGATCGTTCGCGCCGGGGATCGCCGGTGGGTGCGGTGGGTCAACCCGGCCGGAAGCTATTTGTCGTCCAGTTCTCCGGTCGCCCATTTCGGTCTCGGAACGACGGGCCAGGTTACCGCGATCGAAGTTCTATGGCCCGACGGTTTGCGGGAAACCTTCCCTGGCGGCCCCCCCGATCGGACCATCGAGTTGCGGCGGGGAACCGCGCCAGCGCCTTGA
- a CDS encoding glycoside hydrolase family 5 protein, which yields MRLILFVLFVPLLTAALAPAADPPADVCATNKRLGRGVNFGNALEAPKEGEWGVKLKAEYFKAIKAAGFDSVRLPIKWSAHAGATVPYTIDPTFAARIDWAIDQATANDLNIVVNLHHYSELDSDPDGHAARAVALWEQIAARYKDRPANVYFELDNEPHEKLTEAKWNAILPKLLAAVRATNPTRPVIVGPGQWNGIWALEKLTLPKDDHLIVTVHFYDPFEFTHQGAPWAAGADKWKGRKWTGSAAETAAITKKFDAAAAWGKAHNRPIYLGEFGAYEVADTTSRAAWTRAIRTEAEKRGFSWAYWEFAAGFGVYDPKTDLWREPLKAALVGK from the coding sequence ATGCGCCTGATCCTCTTCGTCCTGTTCGTGCCGCTCCTCACGGCGGCCCTCGCCCCGGCGGCTGACCCGCCGGCCGACGTCTGTGCCACCAACAAGCGGCTCGGCCGCGGCGTCAATTTCGGGAACGCGCTGGAGGCGCCCAAGGAGGGCGAGTGGGGTGTCAAGCTCAAGGCGGAATACTTCAAGGCGATCAAGGCCGCGGGCTTCGATTCCGTCCGACTGCCGATCAAGTGGTCCGCCCACGCGGGCGCGACCGTCCCGTACACCATCGACCCCACGTTCGCCGCCCGAATCGACTGGGCGATCGACCAGGCTACGGCCAACGACCTCAACATCGTCGTCAACTTGCACCACTACTCGGAACTCGATTCCGACCCGGACGGCCACGCGGCGCGGGCCGTCGCGCTCTGGGAGCAGATCGCCGCCCGGTACAAGGACCGGCCCGCGAACGTCTACTTCGAGCTGGACAACGAGCCGCACGAAAAGCTCACCGAGGCCAAGTGGAACGCGATCCTGCCCAAACTGCTCGCGGCCGTCCGCGCGACCAACCCGACCCGCCCGGTGATCGTCGGCCCCGGCCAGTGGAACGGGATCTGGGCACTCGAAAAGCTCACCCTGCCGAAGGACGACCACCTGATCGTGACCGTCCACTTCTACGACCCGTTCGAGTTCACCCACCAGGGCGCGCCGTGGGCGGCCGGGGCGGACAAGTGGAAGGGCCGGAAGTGGACCGGGTCCGCCGCCGAGACGGCCGCCATCACCAAGAAGTTCGACGCCGCGGCCGCCTGGGGTAAGGCCCACAACCGGCCGATCTACCTCGGCGAGTTCGGCGCGTACGAGGTCGCCGACACGACCTCCCGCGCCGCCTGGACTCGGGCCATCCGCACCGAGGCCGAGAAGCGCGGGTTCAGCTGGGCGTACTGGGAGTTCGCCGCAGGGTTCGGTGTGTACGACCCGAAGACCGACTTGTGGCGCGAGCCGCTGAAGGCGGCGCTGGTGGGGAAGTGA
- a CDS encoding beta-propeller fold lactonase family protein, translating into MMARFSFVFTLAAVLAAAGFATAGSSNSLLDVSPDGGKLLVANTDSGTVTVVDLKTRKVTLELAAGDHPEGTTWVGTGPVGLVTVYGDDKLLFVDADQKKIVHTLKVDDEPYGVVTTRDGAFAYVSHDYPGTVSEIDVAARAVKRTFKVGAGCRGIALSTDEKTLYVTEFFTARLIAVDRASGKVVDKWEPHSADNLARHVVVHPTRPKAYLSHIRSRVNAFDARGSIFPQLSFCDLAPKPAGEKRRRSLAMDTYNNVYVVTNPWEAALSPDGTKIYTIYAGTDDMNVSRTIDDDYQEVERIGRAVTVGKHPRAVRVSPDGKEVYVYNTLDYSVSVLNADLKKLASVPVCTPAHTPEWRRGKELFETAKQPMGSARWIACSSCHPDGLTDGRVWENPEGHRKTPNLFGLAHTHPLHWSADRDEVQDFEYTVRGKLMQGAGLARHPLKPRKTFTEFSELDQKTANLSPDLDALAVYTNSYGFRLSPHAAGPGKLTAEAERGKKLFFAAETKCATCHSGPYFTDGKRERPFNLHDVGTGDAPTEKLGPKYDTPTLLGVYRVNTYLHDGRAKTLAEVLTTYNKGDKHGKTSHLTPTETDDLVAFLKSLPYEQPPDETPNTVEHRIKMKPVTGPAVVTGAAASGG; encoded by the coding sequence ATGATGGCCCGCTTCTCGTTCGTTTTCACCCTGGCCGCGGTTCTGGCGGCCGCCGGCTTCGCGACTGCCGGGTCGTCTAACAGTCTCCTCGACGTGTCCCCGGACGGCGGCAAGTTGCTCGTCGCGAACACGGACAGCGGGACCGTGACCGTGGTCGATTTGAAGACGCGGAAGGTCACCCTCGAACTGGCCGCCGGCGACCACCCCGAGGGAACGACGTGGGTCGGCACGGGGCCGGTCGGCCTCGTCACGGTGTACGGCGACGACAAACTCCTGTTCGTCGACGCGGACCAGAAGAAGATCGTCCACACGCTGAAAGTGGACGACGAGCCGTATGGCGTCGTGACCACCCGGGACGGGGCGTTCGCTTACGTTTCGCACGACTATCCCGGGACCGTGTCCGAGATCGACGTGGCCGCGCGGGCCGTGAAGCGGACGTTCAAGGTCGGGGCCGGGTGCCGCGGGATCGCGCTGTCGACCGACGAGAAGACGCTGTATGTGACCGAGTTCTTCACCGCCCGCCTGATCGCCGTCGACCGCGCGTCCGGCAAGGTGGTGGATAAGTGGGAGCCGCACAGCGCGGACAACCTCGCCCGCCACGTCGTCGTCCACCCGACGCGGCCGAAGGCGTACCTGTCGCACATCCGCAGCCGGGTGAACGCGTTTGACGCCCGCGGGTCGATCTTCCCGCAACTTTCGTTCTGCGACCTCGCCCCGAAGCCCGCGGGCGAGAAGCGGCGGCGGTCGCTGGCGATGGACACTTACAACAACGTCTACGTCGTCACCAACCCGTGGGAGGCCGCCCTGTCGCCGGACGGGACCAAGATTTACACGATCTATGCCGGCACCGACGACATGAACGTGTCGCGGACCATCGACGACGACTACCAGGAAGTCGAGCGGATCGGTCGCGCGGTGACGGTCGGCAAGCACCCCCGCGCCGTCCGCGTGTCGCCCGACGGGAAGGAAGTCTACGTTTACAACACGCTCGATTACTCGGTGTCCGTACTCAACGCCGACCTGAAGAAGCTCGCCTCGGTTCCCGTCTGCACGCCCGCCCACACGCCCGAATGGCGGCGGGGCAAGGAACTGTTCGAGACCGCGAAGCAGCCGATGGGCAGCGCCCGGTGGATCGCCTGTTCCTCGTGCCACCCGGACGGCCTGACGGACGGCCGCGTGTGGGAGAACCCGGAGGGGCACCGGAAGACGCCGAACCTGTTCGGCCTCGCCCACACCCACCCGCTCCACTGGTCGGCCGACCGGGACGAGGTACAGGACTTCGAGTACACGGTCCGCGGTAAGCTGATGCAGGGGGCCGGTCTGGCCCGCCACCCGCTCAAACCCCGGAAAACGTTCACCGAGTTTTCCGAACTGGACCAGAAGACGGCCAACCTGTCGCCGGACCTGGACGCGCTGGCCGTGTACACCAACTCTTACGGCTTCCGCCTCTCGCCGCACGCGGCCGGACCGGGCAAGCTGACGGCCGAGGCCGAGCGCGGGAAGAAGCTGTTCTTCGCCGCCGAGACGAAGTGCGCGACGTGCCACTCCGGCCCGTATTTCACGGACGGCAAGCGCGAGCGACCGTTCAACTTGCACGACGTCGGCACCGGCGACGCCCCCACGGAAAAGCTCGGCCCCAAGTACGACACGCCGACGCTCCTGGGCGTGTATCGCGTCAACACCTATCTCCACGACGGCCGCGCGAAAACGCTCGCCGAGGTGCTGACGACCTACAACAAGGGCGACAAGCACGGCAAAACCAGCCACCTCACGCCAACGGAAACCGACGACCTGGTCGCCTTCCTCAAGTCCCTGCCCTATGAGCAACCGCCGGACGAAACACCGAACACCGTCGAACACCGGATCAAGATGAAGCCGGTGACGGGGCCGGCCGTGGTGACGGGGGCGGCCGCGAGCGGGGGGTAG
- a CDS encoding tetratricopeptide repeat protein codes for MSRPRPIPHRPAVPAPPAGGLRSRRLAVAGVVVFALLAIGGVGAWWAVRPTPPAPPEVSLDGADPEVRETIDAARKTLLTELRSADAWGRYGMVLRAHNFESAADECFAEAGRRDTDDARWPYYRGLYAEFNQTDGVPRGLPDFRRAWEIGHPDPDYRNALRMRLAETLADRGQLDEAERLFRGDEGHAPGPRELFGLGLIAAARDDLPTATARLTSAVDHPTVRQKAAVQLAALARRSGDTAAASRYQVAAASAPKDPDWPDLFVRDLEALQVGLKARLFRASALQEEGQTRESLKLLLDLCRTHPSAEIYYKTAGVLGLSGDHARAEQSLRESLKRDPDFAPAHYLLAVTLYIQGSARWTRESDREVARAMLRESVEHFRTSIERKPDSADAHRCLGGALLLLGEKAEGVKQLRLAIAVRPERYDGYLYLGTALMEQGERDEGLRNLRSAEQLLPPGDSQPRQLIESLIKGKN; via the coding sequence ATGTCCCGCCCGCGCCCGATTCCACATCGCCCCGCCGTCCCCGCGCCGCCAGCCGGCGGTTTGCGGAGCCGTCGGCTGGCGGTTGCGGGCGTGGTCGTGTTCGCACTCCTGGCGATCGGTGGTGTGGGGGCGTGGTGGGCGGTCCGTCCTACCCCGCCGGCCCCGCCGGAGGTCTCACTGGACGGCGCCGATCCCGAGGTCCGCGAGACCATCGACGCGGCTCGCAAAACGCTGCTGACTGAACTGCGTTCGGCGGACGCCTGGGGCCGGTACGGGATGGTGCTGCGGGCTCACAACTTCGAGTCGGCGGCGGACGAATGCTTCGCCGAGGCCGGCCGGCGCGACACGGACGACGCCCGGTGGCCCTACTACCGCGGGTTGTACGCCGAATTCAACCAGACCGACGGCGTCCCGCGGGGGCTGCCTGATTTCCGTCGGGCGTGGGAGATCGGGCACCCCGACCCGGACTACCGCAACGCCCTCCGGATGCGGTTGGCCGAGACCCTCGCGGATCGTGGGCAACTCGACGAGGCCGAGCGGCTGTTTCGGGGCGACGAAGGACACGCCCCCGGTCCGCGGGAACTGTTCGGCCTCGGTCTGATCGCCGCCGCCCGGGACGACCTCCCGACAGCCACGGCCCGGCTAACGTCCGCCGTCGATCATCCGACCGTTCGTCAGAAAGCGGCCGTCCAACTCGCCGCCCTCGCCCGACGGTCGGGCGACACCGCTGCGGCTTCCCGGTACCAGGTCGCGGCTGCCAGCGCGCCAAAAGACCCCGACTGGCCCGACCTATTCGTCCGCGATCTCGAAGCACTGCAGGTCGGGTTGAAGGCCCGTCTGTTTCGGGCTTCCGCTTTACAGGAAGAAGGGCAGACGCGGGAGTCGCTCAAACTGTTGCTCGATCTGTGCCGAACCCATCCCTCGGCCGAGATTTACTACAAGACCGCGGGGGTTCTCGGTCTGAGTGGCGACCACGCCCGTGCCGAGCAATCCCTCCGGGAAAGCCTGAAACGAGACCCCGATTTCGCCCCCGCCCACTACCTGTTGGCGGTGACGCTATACATTCAGGGCAGCGCGCGATGGACCCGGGAATCGGATCGCGAGGTCGCCCGTGCGATGCTTCGCGAGAGCGTCGAGCATTTCCGCACGAGTATCGAGCGGAAACCCGACAGCGCCGACGCCCATCGATGTCTGGGCGGGGCGTTGCTGCTCCTGGGGGAGAAAGCCGAGGGCGTGAAGCAGCTCCGCCTCGCGATCGCGGTCCGGCCGGAGCGGTACGACGGATACCTTTACCTCGGAACAGCCCTGATGGAACAGGGAGAGAGGGACGAGGGGCTGCGAAACCTCCGGTCCGCCGAGCAACTTCTTCCGCCGGGCGATTCCCAACCCCGCCAACTGATCGAGAGTCTGATCAAGGGCAAGAACTGA
- a CDS encoding sigma-70 family RNA polymerase sigma factor, giving the protein MATIPATVGRLLTVCQPSPSPDAVLVARFVAHRDDAAFAELAHRHGQMVLSVARRSVRDPHLAEDVAQAVFLVLARKAGRLTRPDRLAGWLFGVTRRLAQKAAVRHHRDAGRTCPLTDMPATPDAPSEWNGLTQMLDEELVRLPEAERVSLVLCYLEGLTQDEAARSCGWSVRTLRRRLTAGRERLRERLQRRGAELGTVLAALAVAPATDAGVIGRLVAVLNGAVLSNRVMSLARAEFLSVGWGKVAGWVVAAVAVVGFAAGLVAGFQPESPPPTPTPAGPAAQPPAAAGAEPVAAKPIQLGSTELHHPDILTHLRFSKDGKELISYGRGKVRRWDSRTGAAVRAPGPLHDVQTSYDKSLLFADGTRVLSSHVDNDPERYSVREYDLINNRFTKLFDIPSRPGPNGPPDKFGPYCELSPDETLLVEGHRGAAYVWDLKKNAVRYRLAIPGPHSGDFVFTPDGKFLLSVDDDEGTVNFWNPGTGEKVKALAQENPGKVGFQKIAVSHDGHWLVMAGDNRSTPRTGSKVIFWDLEGKQGIRERVLPDELGVDGTMSFGPNGTLYVASVPIKKWGVVVTKWDVAEGTQLARWDGQHIVKTGMLTLTVSPDGKTFAIGTYEGGIHLINTNTGREVVSPERHAVAVVGVSFDPTGTEVQTVSANGSVMTWNSRTSRLQSRLNPLSPGEPQIKQNPGAVASDKYTTIVASPDGQWLLTQHAQTRPYKRVTTLWSTGPNAMTYSWDIDLVRGFIPVPGGKRVVCRTFVSGGDQLRAWDVAAQSELPDIKRTFDAIQTQYVISSDGMTIVCCDEVSAAGFDLKTGRERFSWKLADHGVLGRPIPEGTQRAGLIRALALSPDGKTLAISIGGAMFLDPTKWKNHLVLVETETGKVLRRSSTTETFGEWLAYSPDGKWIAGPGCVWNAATLKEVRRFPELPTATAGAFSPDGKRVAIGYVNGTAAVWPVNAE; this is encoded by the coding sequence ATGGCAACCATTCCCGCGACCGTCGGCCGCCTGCTCACGGTCTGTCAGCCGTCACCCTCACCGGACGCCGTCCTGGTCGCTCGTTTCGTCGCGCACCGCGACGACGCGGCGTTCGCCGAACTCGCCCACCGACACGGCCAGATGGTGTTGTCGGTCGCCCGTCGTTCCGTCCGCGATCCTCACCTGGCCGAAGACGTGGCCCAGGCCGTGTTTCTGGTCCTGGCACGGAAGGCGGGCCGCCTCACGCGACCAGACCGGCTGGCAGGTTGGCTGTTCGGCGTCACCCGCCGGCTCGCCCAAAAAGCCGCGGTCCGCCACCACCGGGACGCCGGACGAACCTGCCCACTGACTGACATGCCAGCCACCCCGGATGCACCGTCGGAGTGGAACGGGCTGACCCAAATGTTGGATGAAGAGTTGGTCCGACTGCCGGAAGCCGAACGGGTCTCGCTCGTCCTCTGTTATCTGGAAGGGCTGACCCAGGACGAAGCGGCGCGATCGTGTGGCTGGAGCGTCCGGACGCTCCGTCGCCGACTCACGGCCGGCCGCGAGCGGTTGCGGGAGCGACTCCAGCGGCGGGGCGCCGAATTGGGGACAGTCCTGGCCGCCCTAGCGGTCGCCCCAGCCACAGACGCGGGTGTCATCGGGCGGCTCGTTGCGGTTTTGAATGGGGCAGTCCTGTCCAATCGAGTGATGAGTTTGGCCCGGGCCGAGTTCTTGTCGGTGGGGTGGGGTAAGGTGGCCGGGTGGGTGGTCGCGGCGGTCGCGGTCGTGGGATTCGCAGCCGGTCTCGTGGCGGGATTTCAGCCCGAGTCACCGCCTCCCACGCCGACCCCGGCCGGACCGGCAGCCCAACCACCAGCCGCTGCCGGCGCTGAACCGGTCGCCGCAAAGCCCATCCAGCTCGGTTCGACCGAGCTCCACCACCCGGACATCCTGACCCATTTGAGGTTTTCCAAAGACGGCAAGGAACTCATTTCTTACGGACGAGGAAAAGTCCGCCGGTGGGACAGTCGCACGGGTGCCGCTGTGCGCGCTCCCGGCCCACTGCACGATGTCCAAACCAGTTACGACAAATCGTTACTTTTCGCTGACGGAACGAGAGTCCTGTCATCGCATGTCGACAACGATCCCGAACGCTACTCCGTCCGCGAGTACGACTTGATAAACAACAGGTTTACCAAGCTCTTCGACATCCCCTCGCGTCCCGGACCTAACGGGCCACCGGACAAGTTCGGACCCTATTGCGAACTCTCGCCGGACGAGACATTGCTGGTCGAAGGACATAGGGGGGCCGCCTATGTGTGGGATCTGAAGAAGAACGCGGTCCGGTATCGTCTCGCGATACCGGGGCCTCATTCGGGCGACTTCGTCTTTACCCCGGACGGGAAATTCTTACTCTCGGTGGACGACGACGAGGGTACCGTCAACTTTTGGAATCCGGGGACGGGAGAAAAGGTCAAGGCACTCGCACAAGAGAACCCAGGGAAGGTCGGCTTCCAGAAAATCGCCGTGTCACACGACGGTCACTGGCTCGTAATGGCGGGGGACAATCGCTCGACTCCCCGGACGGGCAGCAAAGTGATTTTTTGGGACCTCGAGGGCAAACAAGGCATCCGCGAGAGAGTACTGCCCGACGAATTAGGCGTGGACGGAACCATGAGTTTTGGGCCGAACGGCACGCTATACGTGGCGTCCGTCCCCATCAAAAAATGGGGCGTCGTTGTCACGAAATGGGACGTTGCCGAAGGTACTCAGCTCGCCCGGTGGGACGGGCAACACATCGTCAAAACCGGAATGCTGACCTTGACCGTCAGCCCTGACGGCAAGACATTTGCGATCGGAACATACGAGGGCGGAATCCATCTCATCAACACCAACACGGGCCGCGAAGTTGTCTCCCCCGAACGGCACGCGGTGGCTGTGGTCGGCGTGAGCTTCGATCCGACCGGGACAGAGGTGCAGACGGTCAGCGCCAACGGATCCGTCATGACCTGGAATTCCCGGACGAGTCGCCTGCAATCCCGACTAAACCCACTCTCCCCTGGCGAACCGCAAATCAAACAAAACCCGGGTGCAGTTGCGTCGGATAAGTACACCACCATCGTTGCATCACCGGACGGCCAGTGGCTATTGACCCAACACGCCCAGACGAGGCCGTACAAACGGGTCACCACGCTGTGGTCCACCGGCCCCAACGCGATGACGTACAGTTGGGATATTGACCTGGTTCGGGGATTCATTCCCGTTCCAGGCGGCAAGCGGGTTGTGTGCCGCACCTTTGTCTCGGGCGGGGACCAACTCAGAGCCTGGGATGTTGCGGCCCAGAGTGAGTTGCCGGACATCAAACGGACGTTTGACGCCATCCAAACTCAGTACGTAATTTCTTCGGACGGCATGACGATTGTCTGTTGTGACGAGGTGTCGGCAGCGGGCTTCGATTTGAAAACCGGGCGTGAGCGGTTTTCCTGGAAACTCGCGGACCACGGCGTACTCGGGCGACCGATACCGGAGGGCACTCAACGGGCCGGGTTGATCCGGGCGCTAGCACTCTCACCGGACGGGAAGACACTCGCGATCTCGATCGGCGGGGCGATGTTCCTCGACCCAACAAAGTGGAAAAACCATCTAGTGTTGGTCGAAACCGAAACGGGGAAGGTGCTAAGGCGGTCATCCACGACGGAAACATTCGGCGAATGGCTGGCGTATTCACCCGATGGCAAATGGATCGCCGGCCCGGGCTGTGTTTGGAATGCGGCGACTCTCAAGGAAGTCCGGCGGTTCCCGGAACTGCCGACGGCGACGGCCGGCGCGTTCAGCCCCGACGGCAAGCGGGTGGCAATTGGCTACGTCAACGGTACGGCCGCGGTGTGGCCCGTAAATGCGGAATGA
- a CDS encoding contact-dependent growth inhibition system immunity protein: MSQTAYPRLYQLFGAFFHQDWDMDGDDWPDLIRNFAKGQPQSELGATAIELDRLLADFPDDAALDHELFRVLGCGYAPLPDVGGPTVRRWLGEIAAFLRAGARSA, translated from the coding sequence ATGTCCCAAACCGCGTACCCACGCTTGTACCAACTGTTCGGGGCGTTCTTCCACCAGGACTGGGACATGGATGGCGACGACTGGCCGGACCTCATCCGCAACTTCGCCAAAGGGCAACCGCAATCCGAGCTGGGCGCCACGGCGATAGAGTTGGATCGGCTGCTCGCGGACTTTCCCGACGACGCGGCCCTCGACCACGAGCTGTTCCGCGTCTTGGGGTGCGGGTACGCCCCACTACCGGACGTGGGTGGACCAACGGTGCGTAGGTGGCTCGGTGAGATCGCGGCGTTCCTCCGCGCGGGAGCAAGGTCGGCATAA